Proteins encoded together in one Sulfitobacter pontiacus window:
- a CDS encoding VCBS repeat-containing protein yields the protein MRRLARHMSSRLLPIVAACVINALPASAQDIARASFGDPTTRYDHGVLGDAVEWGSLTLGLADGTSRRIILPQVLVFEDTSPRIADLDGDGRPEVIVVESHQSKGARLAVYDASGRIAQTPFIGRKNRWLAPIGAADFTGNGRLEIAIVVTPHLSGSVQLLAYDNSGLTVIATAEGFTNHRIGDPEIAGGIRTCGPHPELILAQMPWQRSAPSQMVALQLDGKTLSPRSFDVPFTASNTTAAQACTLSPS from the coding sequence ATGCGACGGCTGGCGCGACATATGTCGTCGCGCCTTTTGCCGATCGTTGCGGCATGCGTGATCAATGCGCTGCCCGCATCTGCGCAAGACATCGCCCGCGCCAGCTTTGGTGATCCGACCACACGCTATGATCACGGCGTATTGGGCGATGCGGTCGAATGGGGCAGCCTGACGCTGGGCTTGGCTGACGGCACCAGCCGCCGCATAATTTTGCCCCAAGTCCTTGTATTCGAAGACACATCGCCCCGGATTGCGGACCTGGATGGTGATGGCCGACCCGAAGTGATCGTGGTTGAAAGCCACCAGTCCAAAGGTGCGCGGCTTGCGGTCTATGACGCGTCCGGGCGCATCGCGCAGACGCCCTTTATCGGGCGGAAAAACCGCTGGCTTGCACCGATTGGTGCTGCGGACTTCACCGGCAATGGGCGGCTCGAGATCGCGATCGTCGTCACCCCGCATCTGTCCGGTTCGGTGCAGCTGCTCGCTTACGATAACAGCGGCCTCACCGTCATTGCTACGGCAGAGGGGTTCACCAACCACCGCATCGGTGATCCGGAAATCGCGGGGGGGATCCGCACATGCGGCCCACACCCCGAATTGATCCTTGCGCAGATGCCGTGGCAGCGCAGTGCGCCATCGCAAATGGTGGCCCTTCAGCTTGACGGCAAAACACTAAGCCCGCGAAGCTTCGACGTGCCCTTCACCGCCAGCAATACCACCGCCGCCCAAGCCTGTACGCTCAGCCCAAGCTGA
- a CDS encoding 2Fe-2S iron-sulfur cluster-binding protein, with protein sequence MAKITYVEHNGTEHVVDVANGLTVMEGARDNNIPGIEADCGGACACSTCHVYVDPDWVEKVPAKDDMEEDMLDFAFEPDPATSRLTCQIKVTDALDGLRVKMPEKQI encoded by the coding sequence ATGGCCAAGATCACTTATGTAGAACACAATGGCACCGAACATGTCGTCGATGTGGCCAATGGCCTGACCGTCATGGAAGGGGCCCGTGACAATAACATCCCCGGGATCGAGGCCGACTGCGGCGGTGCCTGCGCCTGCTCCACCTGCCACGTCTATGTGGATCCCGACTGGGTCGAAAAAGTGCCCGCCAAGGACGACATGGAAGAAGATATGCTCGACTTCGCGTTCGAGCCCGATCCCGCCACGTCCCGTCTGACCTGCCAGATCAAGGTCACAGACGCGCTGGACGGCCTGCGCGTGAAAATGCCCGAAAAGCAAATCTGA
- a CDS encoding peptidoglycan-binding domain-containing protein translates to MTEQVQVQPAQISSTGEIQSLPIYRTETRQKIVSPRVDNWFETPCTSALTPDVIATLQRALEARGFYGGAINSELDDATRRAMRAYQISTGGPDSPVLALATARSLGVIAVDIPGVSRDSSG, encoded by the coding sequence GTGACCGAGCAGGTACAGGTGCAGCCGGCGCAGATCAGCTCTACCGGCGAGATCCAGTCGCTGCCGATCTACCGCACGGAAACACGGCAAAAGATCGTCTCTCCCCGTGTGGACAACTGGTTCGAGACGCCCTGCACCAGCGCGCTTACGCCCGACGTGATCGCAACGCTGCAACGCGCGTTAGAGGCGCGAGGGTTCTATGGCGGGGCCATTAATTCAGAGCTCGACGACGCGACACGGCGGGCAATGCGGGCGTATCAGATCAGCACTGGCGGGCCCGACAGCCCCGTTCTTGCACTGGCCACGGCGCGATCATTGGGTGTCATCGCTGTGGACATCCCCGGTGTTTCTCGGGACAGCAGCGGTTAA
- a CDS encoding ABC transporter ATP-binding protein, which produces MTLLSLQNLSVYRGRKTVLSDINLTLREGEVVGLVGPNGAGKTTLMRAALGLIPAEGQSSIAALAPRMRGRAAAWMPQSREIAWPVTVETIIRLGRTPHRRGGQKIQAEDQAAVDRAIAQMGLDTFRNRPATQLSGGEQARVLIARSLAQEAPLLIADEPTAGLDPAHQIAAMESFSKAAGQGRGVLVSLHDLGLAARHCTRLIVLHNGAVVADDLPQAALTTEIVKAVFGITAFSKVTDKGFVFQPLEVVS; this is translated from the coding sequence ATGACCCTGCTATCACTGCAAAATCTCTCCGTTTATCGGGGGCGGAAAACCGTTTTATCCGACATCAACCTGACCTTACGTGAAGGAGAGGTCGTAGGCCTGGTCGGGCCGAATGGTGCCGGTAAGACCACCTTGATGCGCGCGGCACTGGGACTGATCCCCGCTGAGGGCCAAAGTTCAATCGCCGCACTTGCCCCGCGCATGCGCGGGCGCGCCGCCGCGTGGATGCCCCAATCGCGCGAGATTGCATGGCCGGTCACGGTTGAAACGATCATCCGACTGGGCCGCACACCCCATCGACGGGGCGGGCAGAAAATACAGGCAGAAGATCAGGCTGCCGTAGATCGTGCCATTGCGCAGATGGGTTTGGACACCTTCCGCAATCGTCCCGCCACACAGCTATCGGGTGGGGAGCAGGCGCGCGTGCTGATCGCCCGTAGCCTCGCGCAAGAGGCACCCTTGCTGATCGCAGACGAGCCCACTGCCGGGCTAGACCCCGCCCATCAAATCGCCGCGATGGAAAGCTTTTCCAAAGCAGCGGGCCAAGGGCGTGGGGTGCTCGTCTCGCTTCATGATCTGGGATTGGCAGCGCGGCATTGCACAAGGTTGATCGTGTTGCACAACGGCGCAGTCGTCGCAGACGACTTGCCACAGGCGGCACTGACGACAGAGATTGTCAAAGCCGTCTTTGGCATCACTGCGTTCAGTAAAGTCACCGACAAAGGTTTTGTTTTCCAACCGCTTGAGGTCGTTTCTTAA
- a CDS encoding iron ABC transporter permease, producing the protein MGRSAILALGLGSLVGVLFVGSLLIGPSSASVGDSLNALVTGQGGPLATVMREIRLPRALLGVMIGGALGLSGAAMQGYLRNPLADPGLIGVSGSAALGAVLAIQTGLAALAALALPTMALGGALLGVLLVLLLAGPRGTSLALILAGIAISAFAAALTSLVLNLSPNPYAANEIVFWMMGSLADRSMTHVWIAMPFLLGGGVLLATLGRGLDALTLGEDAAEAMGINLFRLRLTVIIGTAAVVGASTAVAGAIGFVGLVMPHLLRGFVGARPGALLWAATLGGAAMILASDILVRLVVPDRDLKLGVVTALVGAPLFLHLIYRTRRDGL; encoded by the coding sequence ATGGGGCGGTCAGCGATCCTGGCGCTTGGTCTCGGCAGCCTTGTGGGTGTGCTATTTGTCGGGTCGCTGTTGATTGGCCCGTCCAGCGCATCCGTGGGCGACAGTTTGAACGCGTTGGTCACCGGGCAGGGCGGCCCGCTGGCCACCGTCATGCGCGAGATACGGCTCCCGCGTGCGCTATTGGGCGTGATGATCGGCGGTGCCTTGGGGCTTTCTGGCGCTGCGATGCAGGGCTATCTGCGCAACCCGTTGGCGGATCCGGGGTTGATCGGGGTCTCGGGCTCTGCAGCGTTGGGGGCTGTGCTGGCGATACAGACCGGATTGGCCGCGCTTGCAGCACTCGCGCTTCCCACAATGGCGCTTGGCGGTGCCCTGCTGGGGGTGTTGTTGGTGTTGCTGTTGGCAGGCCCTCGGGGCACGTCACTGGCGCTGATCCTCGCTGGTATCGCAATATCGGCCTTTGCTGCGGCATTGACCTCGCTGGTGCTGAACCTGTCGCCGAACCCCTATGCGGCGAATGAGATCGTATTCTGGATGATGGGCTCTCTGGCGGACCGGTCCATGACCCATGTCTGGATCGCGATGCCCTTTCTGCTTGGGGGCGGTGTCCTGTTGGCGACCCTCGGGCGCGGGCTTGATGCGCTGACCTTGGGCGAAGACGCGGCAGAGGCGATGGGGATCAACCTATTCCGGCTTCGCCTCACGGTCATTATCGGTACGGCGGCGGTCGTTGGTGCCTCTACCGCCGTGGCGGGGGCGATCGGGTTTGTGGGGCTGGTCATGCCGCACCTGCTACGTGGCTTTGTTGGCGCGCGACCGGGGGCGTTGCTATGGGCTGCGACACTTGGCGGCGCGGCGATGATCCTCGCGTCGGATATCCTTGTGCGCCTTGTGGTGCCCGACCGTGATCTCAAGCTTGGGGTTGTGACGGCATTAGTCGGCGCGCCGCTGTTTCTCCACCTGATCTATCGCACGCGGAGGGACGGGCTATGA
- a CDS encoding AI-2E family transporter: MEHLPSIRRSLQLLVLISLFVTAYFAKDLILPIVLGFLLALTLSPVGRALYRIGVPHPVSAFLLVTATSLVIAAVVLLSAGTVAIWSDEIPEMGREIQIKLSGVSNAVETMRSASEEVEKLGTETGGKPQEVVVRQPGLLDTAMDTVSKTGASLAVILILALFLLGSGELFYLKLVQSMPTLTEKKRALHTVYDVEKRVSRYLLTIATINAVLGILVGTYLTVLGLPSAYIWGIAAFMLNFLPYIGGFAGVLLVAGFSLVTFDTIGYAMLAPIGYLTLTLLEGQIITPWLVGRRLEMNTVAVFLTVVFWGWLWGIPGALVAVPFLVVFKVVCENFEPLHTIGNFLSAEQVKPDDMKDQEVMSASE, encoded by the coding sequence TTGGAACATCTGCCCTCAATCCGGCGCTCGCTTCAGTTGCTGGTCCTGATTTCCCTTTTCGTCACCGCGTATTTCGCCAAGGACTTGATATTGCCCATTGTTCTGGGCTTTTTGCTTGCCCTGACCCTGTCGCCCGTGGGCCGTGCGCTTTATCGCATCGGCGTCCCGCATCCTGTGTCGGCCTTTTTGCTGGTGACGGCGACGAGCTTGGTGATTGCTGCCGTGGTTTTGCTGTCCGCGGGCACCGTGGCGATCTGGAGCGACGAGATCCCGGAAATGGGCCGCGAGATCCAGATAAAGCTGAGCGGCGTGAGCAATGCGGTCGAAACGATGCGATCTGCCTCGGAAGAGGTAGAGAAACTGGGCACCGAAACCGGCGGCAAACCGCAAGAGGTCGTCGTGCGCCAACCTGGATTGCTCGACACCGCGATGGATACGGTGAGCAAAACTGGGGCGTCGCTGGCGGTGATCCTGATTCTGGCGCTGTTCTTACTTGGCTCTGGCGAGCTGTTTTACTTAAAACTTGTGCAATCCATGCCGACGTTAACGGAAAAGAAACGTGCGCTGCATACGGTCTATGACGTGGAGAAGCGGGTGTCGCGCTACCTGCTGACGATTGCCACGATCAATGCCGTGCTCGGCATATTAGTCGGGACCTATCTGACAGTGCTGGGCTTGCCGTCGGCCTATATCTGGGGGATCGCGGCGTTCATGCTGAACTTCCTGCCTTATATCGGCGGGTTTGCGGGGGTGCTCTTGGTCGCGGGATTCTCTCTCGTGACGTTTGATACCATCGGTTATGCGATGTTGGCCCCGATCGGTTACCTGACGCTGACCCTCTTAGAGGGGCAGATTATCACCCCGTGGCTGGTCGGTCGCCGATTGGAAATGAATACCGTCGCGGTATTTCTAACGGTCGTGTTTTGGGGGTGGCTATGGGGCATCCCCGGCGCATTGGTCGCGGTGCCCTTTCTTGTGGTGTTCAAAGTCGTTTGCGAGAACTTTGAACCGCTCCATACCATCGGGAATTTCCTGTCCGCAGAGCAGGTTAAACCCGATGATATGAAGGATCAGGAAGTCATGTCAGCCAGCGAGTGA
- a CDS encoding TRAP transporter large permease: MDPIEIGLWVSGGLLLMVVLGMRVAFAAAMAGLVGLIWIFWSKKGMQWSELDWALTVAIKTAGQVPHSKVSSQTLSLIPTFILIGFLAYYAGLTRALFEAAKRWIAWLPGGLAVSTVFATAGFAAVSGASVATAAVFARIAIPEMLAIGYNKKFAAGVVAAGGTLASLIPPSAILVIYAIIVEQDVGKLLLAGFIPGAFSAIVYAVLIVGIATIWKSVGPPVSGFTWKQRFASLPAAMPIFAVVIIIIFFVYNPFGDAWGTPTEGGAVGAFIVFLMALYRGMRWAELKDALLETAKLTVMIFTIIWGVLIYVRFLGFADLPGAFADWISGLEASPILILVCILLAYAVLGMFMDAIGMLLLTLPVVYPAVMALNGGEFVSAADSAFGMSGPMCAIWFGILVVKMAEFCLITPPIGLNCFVVAGVRPDLSVQDVFKGVTPFFIADAVTIALLVAFPSIVLWLPSLAG, encoded by the coding sequence ATGGATCCTATTGAAATTGGCCTGTGGGTCTCGGGCGGGCTGCTGCTTATGGTGGTGCTCGGTATGCGCGTGGCTTTCGCCGCGGCAATGGCGGGTCTGGTCGGCCTGATCTGGATCTTTTGGTCCAAGAAAGGCATGCAGTGGTCCGAGCTGGACTGGGCGCTGACGGTCGCGATCAAGACCGCGGGGCAGGTGCCACACTCCAAAGTGTCGAGCCAGACGCTAAGCTTGATTCCCACCTTCATTCTGATCGGCTTTCTTGCCTATTACGCCGGTCTGACCCGCGCCTTGTTCGAGGCCGCAAAACGCTGGATTGCTTGGCTGCCCGGCGGTCTTGCTGTGTCGACCGTCTTTGCAACAGCGGGCTTTGCAGCGGTTTCCGGTGCTTCGGTCGCGACGGCAGCGGTGTTTGCCCGTATCGCCATCCCCGAGATGCTGGCGATCGGGTACAACAAGAAATTCGCGGCGGGCGTTGTGGCGGCCGGGGGCACTTTGGCCTCTTTGATCCCGCCGTCAGCGATCCTTGTCATCTATGCGATCATCGTTGAACAAGACGTGGGCAAGCTGCTACTGGCGGGCTTTATCCCCGGTGCGTTTTCGGCCATTGTCTATGCCGTGCTGATCGTGGGCATTGCGACCATCTGGAAAAGCGTCGGCCCCCCCGTAAGCGGCTTTACCTGGAAGCAACGGTTCGCGTCTCTCCCTGCCGCCATGCCGATCTTTGCGGTTGTGATCATCATTATTTTCTTTGTTTACAACCCCTTCGGCGACGCATGGGGCACCCCGACCGAGGGCGGGGCCGTGGGCGCGTTTATCGTGTTCCTGATGGCGCTTTATCGTGGCATGCGGTGGGCCGAGCTGAAGGACGCGCTGCTTGAAACCGCGAAGCTGACGGTGATGATCTTTACCATCATTTGGGGTGTTCTGATTTATGTTCGGTTCCTGGGCTTCGCCGATCTGCCGGGCGCGTTCGCCGACTGGATTTCGGGGCTTGAGGCCTCGCCAATCCTGATCCTCGTGTGCATCCTGCTGGCCTATGCGGTGCTGGGGATGTTCATGGATGCGATTGGCATGCTGCTTCTGACACTTCCGGTCGTCTATCCTGCTGTCATGGCGCTGAACGGGGGCGAGTTCGTCTCTGCCGCGGATAGCGCCTTTGGCATGTCGGGGCCGATGTGTGCGATCTGGTTCGGAATCTTGGTGGTGAAGATGGCAGAGTTCTGTCTGATCACGCCTCCCATTGGCCTCAACTGCTTTGTGGTTGCAGGGGTACGCCCTGACCTGAGCGTTCAGGACGTGTTCAAGGGCGTGACACCGTTCTTTATCGCGGATGCCGTTACAATCGCGCTGTTGGTGGCCTTCCCGTCCATCGTGTTGTGGCTGCCCTCACTCGCTGGCTGA
- a CDS encoding TRAP transporter small permease subunit produces MAGSSAVLEDGSLLSRIDKGLLRLETVFALVSGIAVFMLMVLAVWSVGGRKFFGTPLAGYVDWIEFAMPLIAIMGISYTQRNGGHVRMDILIGQLKGRALWAAETFSVVLIFILMLALIWGSWAHFQRSFDFAAPMWSRDSSIDIGLPIWPAKLIVPMAFTVLALRLLLQIWGYGRAFVLGLENPVAVPLVQSAAEQAMAEAEHLDGRD; encoded by the coding sequence ATGGCCGGTTCCTCCGCCGTGCTCGAAGACGGCAGTCTGCTTAGCCGTATCGACAAAGGGCTTTTACGCCTTGAAACCGTGTTTGCTCTGGTCTCTGGTATTGCCGTTTTCATGCTGATGGTGCTTGCCGTCTGGTCCGTTGGCGGCCGCAAGTTCTTTGGCACGCCGCTGGCGGGGTATGTGGACTGGATTGAATTCGCCATGCCGTTGATCGCGATCATGGGGATTTCCTATACCCAGCGGAACGGCGGCCATGTGCGCATGGACATCCTGATCGGCCAGCTTAAAGGCCGCGCGCTATGGGCCGCCGAGACATTCTCGGTCGTGCTGATCTTTATCCTTATGCTGGCGCTGATCTGGGGCTCTTGGGCGCATTTCCAGCGCAGCTTTGACTTCGCCGCCCCGATGTGGAGCCGTGACAGCTCCATCGATATCGGTCTGCCGATCTGGCCCGCGAAACTGATCGTGCCAATGGCCTTTACGGTGCTGGCTTTGCGGTTGCTGCTGCAGATCTGGGGCTATGGGCGGGCCTTTGTATTGGGGTTGGAAAACCCCGTTGCCGTACCCTTGGTACAATCCGCGGCCGAACAGGCGATGGCGGAAGCTGAACATCTAGACGGGCGGGACTGA
- the dctP gene encoding TRAP transporter substrate-binding protein DctP — MNNLLNGAAVCALTFAFASQAAATEWNASVWGKRRAFTEHVEKIAELVSEKTNGEFTINVSYGGLSKNSDNLDGISIGAFEMAQFCAGYHADKNRAITVLELPFLGVQNLEEEVAVSRAVYAHPAVAKEMAQWNAKMLMTSPMPQYNLVGTGEPRDTLESFDGMRVRATGGLGKAFETVGAVPTSVTSSEAYNAMESGVVDTVAFAQHAHLSFGTINKADWWTANLNPGTVNCPVVVNIDAYEALSDAEKEALDGSVDEALDHYLANYGELLNRWDAVLEEKGVEKVMFTPEVLAEFKSKAADPAREAWIKDMEAQGIPGQELYDLVVKTLEEKRASN, encoded by the coding sequence ATGAACAATCTACTGAACGGCGCAGCTGTCTGCGCTTTGACTTTCGCTTTTGCCTCGCAAGCGGCCGCGACGGAATGGAACGCCTCTGTCTGGGGTAAACGTCGTGCCTTCACCGAGCATGTCGAAAAGATTGCCGAGCTTGTGTCCGAAAAGACCAATGGCGAATTCACCATCAATGTCAGCTATGGCGGTCTGTCCAAGAACTCCGACAACCTCGATGGTATTTCCATCGGTGCCTTCGAGATGGCGCAATTCTGTGCTGGTTACCACGCCGATAAGAACCGCGCGATCACCGTGCTAGAACTGCCCTTCCTTGGGGTTCAGAACCTTGAAGAAGAAGTTGCCGTATCCCGCGCTGTGTATGCACACCCCGCCGTGGCCAAAGAGATGGCACAGTGGAACGCCAAGATGCTGATGACCTCGCCAATGCCGCAGTACAATCTTGTTGGCACAGGCGAGCCTCGCGATACGCTGGAATCCTTTGACGGCATGCGCGTGCGTGCGACAGGTGGTCTGGGCAAAGCCTTCGAAACCGTGGGCGCTGTGCCGACCTCCGTGACCTCCTCCGAGGCATATAACGCAATGGAATCCGGTGTTGTGGATACCGTGGCGTTCGCGCAGCACGCACACCTGAGCTTTGGTACGATCAACAAGGCCGATTGGTGGACCGCGAACCTCAACCCCGGCACGGTGAACTGCCCTGTTGTGGTGAACATCGATGCCTATGAGGCCCTGTCGGACGCGGAAAAAGAAGCGCTGGACGGTTCTGTCGATGAGGCGCTGGATCACTATCTGGCGAACTATGGCGAGCTGCTGAACCGCTGGGACGCCGTGCTGGAAGAAAAAGGCGTTGAAAAAGTGATGTTCACGCCCGAAGTTCTGGCCGAGTTCAAATCCAAGGCAGCTGACCCTGCGCGCGAAGCCTGGATCAAGGATATGGAAGCCCAAGGCATCCCTGGCCAAGAGCTTTATGACCTGGTCGTCAAAACGCTTGAAGAAAAACGCGCGTCCAACTAA
- the acs gene encoding acetate--CoA ligase, translating to MSNVATQTYPPSDDMAANAHVNAAKYDAMYHASIADPEGFWLEQAQRIDWMKPFTKVKDVDFTFGQVKINWFADGALNVSANCIDRHLEMRGDQTAIIWEPDSPDEDAQHISYRALHAQTCKMANILRDIGVGKGDRVIIYMPMIPEAAYAMLACARIGAIHSIVFAGFSPDALAARVQGSDAKVVITADYAPRGGKATPLKANADKALAGCDPLVKCLVVRRTGGDVAWNDARDVDYTALEKEASDTCAPEEMNAEDPLFILYTSGSTGQPKGVVHTTGGYLVYAALTHEVTFDYHDGDVYWCTADVGWVTGHSYIVYGPLANGATTLMFEGVPTYPDASRFWQICEKHKVNQFYTAPTAIRALMGKGRAFVDGCDLSSLKLLGTVGEPINPEAWNWYNDVVGKGNCPIVDTWWQTETGGHLMTPLPGAHATKPGAAMKPFFGIKPVVLEPTTGAEIEGNDVEGVLCIADSWPGQMRTVWGDHARFEQTYFSDYKGYYFTGDGCRRDADGDYWITGRVDDVINVSGHRMGTAEVESALVAHPKVAEAAVVGFPHDIKGQGIYCYVSLMSGESPSEDLRAELRNWVRSEIGPIASPDMIQWAPGLPKTRSGKIMRRILRKIAENDYGTLGDTSTLAEPEVVDDLIANRMNR from the coding sequence ATGTCCAACGTCGCCACACAGACCTATCCGCCATCCGACGACATGGCGGCCAATGCCCATGTGAACGCCGCGAAATATGACGCGATGTATCATGCCTCTATCGCGGACCCCGAAGGGTTCTGGCTGGAGCAGGCGCAGCGCATCGACTGGATGAAGCCGTTTACCAAGGTCAAAGACGTCGACTTCACTTTCGGTCAGGTCAAGATCAATTGGTTTGCCGACGGTGCGCTGAACGTCAGCGCCAATTGCATCGACCGTCATCTTGAAATGCGCGGCGACCAGACCGCGATCATCTGGGAGCCGGACAGCCCGGACGAAGACGCGCAGCACATCAGCTATCGCGCCCTGCATGCCCAGACTTGTAAAATGGCCAATATCCTGCGCGATATCGGCGTCGGCAAAGGCGACCGGGTTATCATCTACATGCCGATGATCCCCGAAGCCGCCTATGCCATGCTGGCCTGCGCGCGCATCGGTGCGATCCATTCGATCGTCTTCGCCGGGTTCTCTCCGGATGCGCTGGCGGCACGGGTACAGGGGTCGGACGCCAAGGTTGTAATCACCGCAGATTATGCGCCCCGCGGGGGCAAAGCGACACCGTTGAAGGCCAACGCGGACAAGGCTTTGGCAGGCTGCGACCCATTGGTCAAATGTCTGGTGGTGCGGCGCACTGGCGGTGATGTGGCATGGAATGATGCGCGCGACGTGGATTATACCGCGCTTGAAAAAGAGGCTTCTGACACTTGCGCGCCGGAAGAGATGAACGCCGAGGATCCGCTGTTCATCCTCTATACCTCTGGCTCGACCGGTCAGCCCAAAGGGGTCGTGCATACGACGGGTGGCTATCTGGTCTATGCCGCGCTGACCCACGAGGTCACCTTTGATTACCACGATGGCGATGTCTATTGGTGCACGGCCGATGTGGGCTGGGTGACCGGCCACAGCTATATCGTCTACGGTCCGCTTGCCAACGGGGCCACAACGCTCATGTTCGAAGGCGTGCCCACCTACCCCGACGCCAGCCGCTTTTGGCAGATATGTGAAAAACACAAGGTAAATCAGTTCTACACCGCCCCGACCGCCATTCGCGCGCTGATGGGCAAGGGGCGCGCCTTTGTTGACGGTTGCGATCTGAGCAGCCTGAAACTGCTTGGCACCGTGGGCGAGCCGATCAATCCCGAAGCCTGGAATTGGTACAATGACGTTGTGGGCAAAGGGAACTGCCCCATCGTTGACACATGGTGGCAGACGGAAACCGGCGGTCACCTGATGACGCCGCTGCCCGGTGCCCACGCCACCAAACCCGGCGCCGCGATGAAGCCCTTCTTTGGGATCAAACCGGTCGTACTTGAACCCACCACCGGTGCCGAGATCGAGGGCAATGACGTCGAGGGGGTTCTGTGTATCGCGGACAGCTGGCCAGGCCAGATGCGCACGGTCTGGGGCGATCACGCGCGGTTCGAGCAGACCTATTTCAGCGACTACAAGGGCTATTACTTCACCGGTGACGGGTGCCGCCGGGACGCGGATGGCGATTACTGGATCACGGGGCGCGTGGATGACGTGATCAACGTCTCCGGTCACCGTATGGGCACGGCCGAAGTCGAAAGCGCTTTGGTCGCCCACCCTAAGGTGGCAGAGGCTGCGGTCGTCGGGTTTCCCCATGATATCAAGGGACAGGGCATCTATTGCTATGTCTCTTTGATGAGCGGTGAAAGCCCGAGCGAGGACCTGCGGGCCGAGCTGCGCAATTGGGTCCGCTCTGAGATTGGCCCGATCGCCTCGCCCGATATGATCCAATGGGCCCCCGGCTTGCCCAAAACCCGCTCAGGCAAGATCATGCGCCGCATCCTGCGCAAGATCGCAGAGAACGACTATGGCACGCTCGGCGATACATCCACCCTGGCAGAGCCCGAGGTTGTCGACGATCTGATCGCGAACCGGATGAACCGCTGA
- a CDS encoding DUF992 domain-containing protein yields the protein MTLNRFAPIKLTVAALVTGAALSTPALADDGETVDHTEVGSLSCDVGDGTGFIFGSTRELTCTFNPVQEGLADETYIGDIKRYGIDIGKTQNGQMSWLVLAPTESEYYEGGLNGDYQGVSAEATVGVGLGANVMVGGSEDTLALQPVSVNTQNGVNFAIGVGEITLQRVEG from the coding sequence ATGACACTGAATCGTTTTGCCCCCATCAAGCTGACTGTCGCAGCCCTTGTCACCGGCGCTGCTTTGTCCACGCCTGCACTAGCCGACGACGGCGAGACTGTGGACCACACCGAGGTCGGCTCGCTGAGCTGTGACGTTGGTGATGGCACGGGCTTCATCTTCGGGTCTACCCGCGAGCTGACCTGCACCTTCAATCCCGTGCAAGAGGGGCTGGCTGACGAGACATACATCGGCGACATCAAACGCTACGGCATTGATATCGGCAAGACCCAGAATGGTCAGATGTCCTGGTTGGTGTTGGCACCAACTGAATCCGAATATTACGAAGGCGGGTTGAACGGCGACTATCAAGGTGTTTCTGCTGAAGCCACTGTTGGTGTGGGCCTAGGTGCAAACGTCATGGTCGGCGGTTCCGAAGACACGCTGGCGCTGCAACCGGTGAGCGTCAACACGCAGAACGGCGTAAACTTTGCCATCGGCGTGGGTGAAATTACACTGCAACGCGTCGAAGGCTAA